One Paraburkholderia kururiensis DNA window includes the following coding sequences:
- a CDS encoding ABC transporter ATP-binding protein, producing MTTISLRHVSKQYGQHRPVLQDVNLDIGDHEFCVFLGPSGCGKSTLLRIIAGLEELTTGELLIGGERMNETPPAERGVAMVFQSYALFPHMTVFDNIGFGLRIAGVPKDEIRRRVLEAARVLQLDELLERRPKQLSGGQRQRVAIGRAIVREPKVFLFDEPLSNLDAALRGQTRIEIARLHGRFREASSVYVTHDQVEAMTLADKIVLLRSGEDVAREGSIAQIGAPLDLYHRPASLFVAGFIGSPRMNFLPATIAAMNGETIELRLDSTGESVTLHERSPQRALSPGERVTLGIRPEHLSPMPSRDAAPAGTITRTVLLVEQLGEAAYVHLDQPGGTPLLAKSPGTSTLREGERQSFHLPEGLCHLFDATGKAVLQSREVLAIA from the coding sequence ATGACCACCATTTCGCTGCGCCATGTCTCGAAGCAATACGGCCAGCATCGGCCCGTCTTGCAGGACGTCAACCTCGACATCGGCGACCACGAATTCTGCGTGTTCCTCGGGCCCTCAGGCTGCGGGAAGTCGACGCTGCTGCGCATCATCGCGGGGCTCGAAGAACTGACCACGGGCGAACTTCTCATCGGCGGCGAGCGCATGAACGAAACGCCGCCCGCGGAGCGCGGCGTCGCGATGGTGTTCCAGAGCTACGCCCTGTTTCCCCACATGACCGTGTTCGACAACATCGGCTTCGGTCTGCGTATTGCGGGCGTGCCGAAGGACGAGATTCGTCGCCGCGTGCTGGAGGCGGCGCGCGTGCTGCAACTCGACGAATTGCTGGAGCGTCGCCCGAAGCAGCTTTCGGGCGGGCAACGCCAACGCGTTGCCATTGGCCGCGCTATCGTGCGCGAGCCGAAAGTGTTTCTCTTCGACGAACCGCTCTCGAATCTCGATGCGGCGTTACGCGGACAGACGCGCATCGAAATCGCCCGGCTGCATGGGCGCTTTCGCGAAGCCAGCTCGGTCTATGTGACGCACGATCAGGTGGAAGCCATGACGCTCGCCGACAAGATCGTGCTGCTACGCTCCGGCGAAGACGTGGCGCGCGAGGGCAGCATCGCGCAGATCGGCGCGCCGCTCGACCTCTACCATCGCCCGGCCAGCCTTTTCGTGGCCGGGTTCATCGGCTCGCCGCGCATGAATTTCCTGCCCGCCACCATCGCCGCCATGAACGGCGAGACCATCGAACTGCGCCTCGACTCTACGGGCGAGTCAGTGACGTTGCATGAGCGTTCGCCGCAACGCGCGCTCTCGCCGGGCGAGCGCGTCACGCTCGGCATTCGCCCCGAGCATCTCTCGCCCATGCCGTCTCGCGACGCCGCACCGGCCGGCACGATCACGCGCACGGTGCTGCTGGTGGAGCAACTGGGCGAGGCCGCCTACGTGCATCTCGACCAGCCGGGCGGCACGCCGCTGCTCGCGAAATCGCCAGGCACGTCGACGCTGCGCGAAGGCGAGCGGCAATCGTTCCATTTACCCGAAGGCTTGTGCCACCTGTTCGACGCAACCGGCAAAGCCGTTTTGCAGAGCCGTGAGGTGCTGGCCATCGCGTAA
- a CDS encoding aldehyde dehydrogenase codes for MHEVSLLIDGVSRGASDHETFERIGPASGQPVSRAAAATLADADAAVAAAARAFPAWSTLGPTERRKRLAAAADLMDARAADFIAIGTAETGAMPNWYGFNVMLAANMLREAAAMTTQIDGAVIPSDVPGSLAMAVRQPCGVVLGMAPWNAPVILGTRALAMPLACGNTVVLKASEGCPGVHRLIGSVLHDAGLGDGVVNVITHAAADAPAIVERLIANPAVKRVNFTGSTRVGRIVAELSARHLKPALLELGGKAPVLVLDDADVDAAVQAVAFGAFFNQGQICMSTERVIVDRKVADAFVEKLVAKARTLKAGDPAAPGVALGTLESVGAAQRIKALVEDARAHGAALPLGCEVTGAVMQPVIVDGVTRNMKLYADESFGPVVTVQRVDGDEEALALANDSEYGLSAAVFSRDIARAMQVAKRIESGICHINGPTVHDEAQMPFGGVKASGYGRFGSKASVAEFTDLRWITVQTGPRHYPI; via the coding sequence ATGCACGAGGTGAGCTTGTTGATCGACGGCGTGTCGCGCGGCGCGTCGGACCATGAAACGTTCGAGCGGATCGGTCCGGCGAGCGGGCAGCCGGTGTCGCGCGCAGCGGCCGCCACGCTGGCCGATGCGGACGCCGCGGTGGCCGCTGCCGCGCGCGCCTTCCCGGCGTGGTCCACGCTCGGGCCGACTGAGCGCCGCAAGCGGCTTGCCGCTGCGGCCGACCTCATGGACGCCCGCGCCGCCGACTTCATCGCCATCGGCACCGCTGAAACAGGCGCCATGCCGAACTGGTACGGCTTCAACGTGATGCTCGCGGCCAACATGCTGCGCGAGGCCGCGGCTATGACGACGCAGATCGACGGCGCCGTGATTCCCTCCGACGTGCCCGGCAGTCTCGCCATGGCCGTGCGCCAGCCCTGCGGCGTAGTGCTCGGCATGGCGCCGTGGAATGCGCCCGTGATTCTCGGCACGCGCGCACTCGCCATGCCGCTCGCATGCGGCAACACTGTGGTGCTGAAGGCGTCCGAAGGTTGCCCCGGCGTGCATCGTCTGATCGGCAGCGTGCTGCACGATGCGGGTCTGGGCGACGGCGTCGTGAACGTGATTACGCATGCCGCCGCAGACGCGCCCGCTATCGTCGAACGTCTGATCGCGAACCCCGCCGTGAAGCGCGTGAACTTCACGGGCTCCACGCGCGTGGGGCGCATCGTTGCCGAGCTCTCGGCGCGGCACTTGAAGCCCGCGCTGCTCGAACTGGGCGGCAAGGCGCCCGTGCTGGTGCTGGACGATGCCGACGTCGACGCCGCCGTGCAGGCCGTCGCCTTCGGTGCGTTCTTCAACCAGGGGCAGATCTGCATGTCGACGGAACGTGTGATCGTCGACCGCAAGGTGGCGGACGCCTTCGTCGAGAAGCTCGTCGCGAAGGCGCGCACGCTGAAGGCCGGCGACCCCGCCGCGCCGGGCGTCGCGCTCGGCACGCTGGAAAGCGTGGGCGCGGCACAGCGCATCAAGGCGCTCGTGGAAGACGCGCGCGCCCACGGCGCCGCGCTGCCGCTCGGCTGCGAAGTGACGGGCGCCGTGATGCAGCCTGTTATCGTGGACGGCGTGACGCGGAACATGAAGCTCTACGCCGACGAATCGTTCGGGCCCGTGGTCACGGTGCAGCGCGTGGACGGCGACGAAGAGGCGCTCGCCCTGGCGAACGACAGCGAGTATGGTCTTTCGGCAGCGGTGTTCAGCCGCGACATCGCGCGTGCGATGCAGGTGGCGAAGCGCATCGAGTCGGGCATCTGCCACATCAACGGCCCGACGGTGCACGACGAAGCGCAGATGCCGTTCGGCGGCGTGAAGGCGAGCGGATACGGGCGGTTCGGCAGTAAGGCGTCCGTTGCGGAATTCACGGACCTGCGCTGGATCACGGTTCAAACAGGCCCGCGCCACTATCCGATCTGA
- a CDS encoding LacI family DNA-binding transcriptional regulator, with translation MVTLAEVARRAKVTGATVSNVLRNPQKVKPETVERVMAAIRELGYRPNLTARALAQGRTSTLALMLSNIANPFYPEFVLAAEREARKRGYFLLVCNTDDDPAITRAYLDQIAGTLAAGVIVMNTDLAERELVEVAGRGAAVVLCMWEHVQPTRALPCVTVDFAAAGALAAGHLSELGHRKFGALVGEGSGGPQTVRVAGFESGLAARGHAAKSLVAARTRDSIEGGYEAAMTLLRKHSALTALFATNDLMAIGAMQAAADLGKRVPDDLSVIGITDIQLSHQFRPALTTVRFPTAEIAARSITLALEMVEGTAPAQEMYAVRGPELVVRESTGPAPPRRRG, from the coding sequence ATGGTGACCCTCGCCGAAGTGGCGCGGCGCGCGAAGGTGACGGGCGCGACCGTGTCGAACGTGCTGCGCAATCCGCAGAAGGTGAAGCCCGAAACGGTGGAACGCGTGATGGCCGCCATCCGCGAACTGGGCTACCGGCCCAACCTCACGGCGCGCGCGTTGGCCCAGGGCCGCACGTCCACGCTTGCGCTCATGCTCTCCAACATTGCCAATCCGTTCTACCCGGAGTTCGTGCTCGCGGCCGAACGCGAGGCGCGCAAGCGCGGCTATTTCCTGCTGGTCTGCAATACCGACGACGACCCCGCCATCACGCGCGCCTACCTGGACCAGATTGCGGGCACGCTGGCCGCGGGCGTGATCGTGATGAACACCGACCTCGCCGAGCGCGAACTGGTGGAAGTGGCGGGGCGCGGCGCGGCCGTCGTGCTCTGCATGTGGGAGCACGTGCAGCCCACGCGTGCGCTGCCGTGCGTGACGGTCGACTTCGCGGCGGCGGGTGCGCTGGCCGCCGGCCATCTCTCGGAACTCGGGCACCGCAAGTTCGGCGCGCTGGTGGGCGAAGGGTCGGGTGGTCCGCAAACGGTGCGCGTGGCGGGCTTCGAAAGCGGGCTCGCGGCGCGCGGTCATGCGGCGAAGTCGCTCGTCGCGGCGCGCACGCGCGATTCGATCGAAGGCGGCTACGAGGCCGCCATGACGCTGTTGCGCAAGCATTCCGCCTTGACCGCGCTCTTCGCGACGAACGACCTGATGGCCATCGGCGCCATGCAGGCCGCTGCGGATCTGGGCAAGCGCGTGCCCGACGATCTTTCCGTGATCGGCATCACCGACATCCAGCTTTCGCACCAGTTTCGCCCCGCGCTCACGACGGTGCGTTTTCCGACGGCGGAGATCGCCGCGCGCTCTATTACGCTCGCGCTCGAAATGGTGGAAGGCACCGCGCCGGCCCAGGAAATGTACGCCGTGCGCGGACCCGAACTCGTGGTGCGCGAATCGACAGGCCCGGCGCCGCCGCGGCGACGCGGTTGA
- a CDS encoding ABC transporter substrate-binding protein, with the protein MKLNARALAIACLTGAAFAAATVATVADAGTLTVNVSARGNQRATWQEAFDQFRKANPDIELKVTYVGEEAYKVQISGWLATDPPDVLSWHNGERMAYFAKRGLLEDLSGDWQKNGWNNTYASVKQSSSYAGKQYSLPLGYDAYGFFYRKDLFQKAGISGEPASWPQFLEDCRKLKAAGVAPIAVAARDSWTLAAWFDYLDLRINGYAFHQQLMAGDVAYTDPRVKRVYEAWKTLIDNKYFIDNALSYDVDSIGPLLVNGQAAMMLMGTFFSAGLPAATRNEMGFFRFPVIDASVPVAEDGPVNVLIVPAKAKDKADARRLLAFMGTPQINGELAKGWGQLPSNNKAPEPQDPISKVGFQTLSSTTGGIAQFYDRDMTKEMADEGMKAMQQFFSDPTQIDSILQRLEATRKRIYKK; encoded by the coding sequence ATGAAGCTCAACGCACGTGCGCTCGCGATCGCCTGCCTCACCGGCGCCGCTTTCGCAGCGGCCACGGTGGCCACAGTGGCAGATGCAGGCACGCTCACCGTCAACGTTTCGGCGCGCGGCAACCAGCGCGCCACCTGGCAGGAGGCCTTCGATCAATTCAGGAAGGCCAATCCCGACATCGAGCTGAAAGTGACCTACGTTGGCGAGGAAGCCTACAAGGTGCAGATTTCCGGCTGGCTCGCCACTGATCCGCCCGACGTGCTCAGCTGGCACAACGGCGAGCGCATGGCGTACTTCGCGAAGCGCGGCCTGCTGGAAGACCTCAGCGGCGACTGGCAGAAGAACGGCTGGAACAACACCTATGCTTCCGTGAAGCAGTCGTCCAGCTACGCGGGCAAGCAGTACAGCCTGCCGCTCGGCTACGACGCCTACGGTTTCTTCTATCGCAAGGACCTGTTCCAGAAGGCCGGCATTTCGGGCGAGCCCGCCAGCTGGCCGCAGTTTCTCGAAGACTGCCGCAAGCTGAAGGCCGCAGGCGTGGCGCCCATCGCCGTGGCCGCACGCGACTCGTGGACACTGGCCGCATGGTTTGACTACCTCGACCTGCGCATCAACGGCTACGCGTTTCACCAGCAGTTGATGGCCGGCGACGTCGCTTACACCGACCCGCGCGTGAAGCGCGTGTACGAAGCGTGGAAGACGCTGATCGACAACAAGTACTTCATCGACAACGCGCTTTCGTACGACGTCGATTCCATCGGTCCGCTGCTCGTGAACGGCCAGGCCGCGATGATGCTGATGGGCACCTTCTTCTCCGCCGGCCTGCCCGCGGCCACGCGCAACGAGATGGGTTTCTTCCGCTTCCCAGTGATCGACGCATCGGTGCCCGTGGCCGAAGACGGCCCCGTCAACGTGCTGATCGTGCCCGCGAAAGCGAAGGACAAGGCTGATGCACGGCGCCTGCTCGCCTTCATGGGAACGCCGCAGATCAACGGCGAACTCGCAAAGGGCTGGGGTCAACTGCCTTCGAACAACAAGGCGCCTGAGCCGCAAGACCCCATCTCGAAGGTCGGCTTCCAGACGCTTTCCAGCACGACGGGTGGCATCGCACAGTTCTACGACCGCGACATGACGAAGGAAATGGCCGACGAAGGCATGAAGGCCATGCAGCAGTTCTTCTCCGACCCGACGCAGATCGATTCCATCCTGCAGCGGCTCGAAGCCACGCGCAAGCGCATCTACAAAAAGTAG
- a CDS encoding carbohydrate ABC transporter permease — MSLTATHRARSQAPRSAARKPVPLNQRRTRAALLFLLPGLALFAVFVIYPIASSISLSFHHWDGMTAKTFAGLDNYRELFASDTFYVALKNNLIWLVLFLLAPPAGLALALYLNQNVFGIRLVKSLFFAPFVLPGVVVGLVFSWFYDPTFGLLKLIVGHGIPVLGDPHYVTYGIIFAALWPQIPFCMILYLTGLTGINSEIIEAARMEGARGFTLLWHVILPQLRPATFMAVVLTVIGALRSFDLISVMSGGGPFDSSTVLAYFMYDQAIKYYREGYSAAIAVVLFAIMLVYIVWQLRRLVRVES, encoded by the coding sequence ATGTCGCTTACCGCCACTCATCGCGCGCGCTCGCAGGCGCCACGGTCCGCCGCACGCAAACCGGTGCCGCTCAACCAGCGGCGCACGCGTGCCGCGCTGCTGTTTCTGCTGCCGGGCCTGGCGCTCTTCGCCGTGTTCGTCATCTATCCGATTGCGAGCAGCATCAGTCTCAGCTTCCATCACTGGGACGGCATGACGGCGAAGACTTTCGCCGGGCTCGACAACTACCGCGAGCTGTTTGCGTCGGACACGTTCTACGTCGCGCTCAAGAACAACCTGATCTGGCTCGTGCTGTTTCTGCTCGCGCCACCGGCGGGCCTCGCGCTCGCGCTGTATCTGAATCAAAACGTGTTCGGCATCCGGCTCGTGAAGTCGCTGTTCTTCGCGCCGTTCGTATTGCCGGGCGTCGTGGTGGGCCTCGTGTTCTCGTGGTTCTACGACCCCACGTTCGGACTGCTCAAGCTGATCGTGGGCCACGGCATTCCGGTGCTGGGCGATCCGCACTACGTCACCTACGGCATCATCTTCGCCGCGCTGTGGCCGCAGATACCGTTCTGCATGATCCTCTACCTCACGGGGCTCACGGGCATCAACAGCGAGATCATCGAGGCGGCGCGCATGGAAGGCGCGCGCGGCTTCACGCTGCTGTGGCACGTCATCCTGCCGCAATTGCGGCCCGCCACTTTCATGGCCGTGGTGCTCACCGTGATCGGCGCATTGCGCAGCTTCGATCTGATTTCCGTGATGAGCGGCGGCGGCCCGTTCGACAGTTCCACCGTGCTCGCCTACTTCATGTACGACCAGGCCATCAAGTACTACCGCGAAGGCTATTCAGCGGCCATCGCCGTGGTGCTGTTCGCCATCATGCTGGTCTACATCGTGTGGCAATTGCGCCGCCTCGTGCGCGTCGAATCGTAA
- a CDS encoding carbohydrate ABC transporter permease: MYPMPVQRWRPAPRFLYRLSLPVALLLWLVPLIAVLVTSVRSTDELAAGNYWGWPQHFAFIENYGTALTQTPMLHYFWNSCLITLPAVAVSIFLASMAGHALANYRFRGNAVLLGLFVAGNFVPIQILMIPVRELMLGLNLYNTVWALVLFHAAFQTGFCTLFLRNFIRELPYELIEAARIEGASEWSIYLRVVLPLVRPALAALAILVFTFVWNDYFWALCLTQGDDAAPITVGVAALRGQWTTAWNLVSAGSVLAALPSVAMFFAMQKHFVAGLTFGATKG, from the coding sequence ATGTATCCGATGCCCGTGCAACGGTGGCGTCCCGCGCCGCGTTTCCTCTATCGCCTCTCGCTGCCTGTGGCGCTGCTGCTCTGGCTCGTGCCGCTCATCGCGGTACTCGTCACGTCGGTGCGCTCCACCGACGAGCTTGCCGCCGGCAACTACTGGGGCTGGCCTCAGCATTTCGCGTTCATCGAAAACTACGGCACGGCGCTGACACAAACGCCGATGCTCCACTACTTCTGGAATAGCTGCCTGATTACGCTGCCCGCCGTGGCGGTATCGATTTTTCTCGCCTCGATGGCCGGCCACGCGCTGGCGAACTATCGCTTTCGCGGCAACGCCGTGCTGCTTGGGCTCTTCGTGGCAGGCAACTTCGTGCCCATCCAGATTCTGATGATTCCCGTGCGCGAGTTGATGCTCGGGCTCAATCTCTACAACACGGTCTGGGCGCTCGTGCTCTTTCACGCCGCTTTTCAGACGGGTTTCTGCACGCTGTTCCTGCGCAACTTCATTCGCGAGTTGCCCTACGAGTTGATCGAGGCCGCCCGCATCGAAGGCGCGAGCGAATGGAGCATCTATCTGCGCGTGGTGCTGCCGCTCGTGCGGCCCGCGCTCGCCGCGCTGGCGATTCTCGTCTTCACGTTCGTCTGGAACGACTACTTCTGGGCGCTGTGCCTCACGCAAGGCGACGACGCCGCGCCTATCACCGTGGGCGTGGCCGCGTTGCGCGGGCAATGGACGACGGCATGGAACCTCGTGTCCGCAGGTTCCGTGCTTGCGGCGCTGCCTTCGGTGGCCATGTTCTTCGCCATGCAGAAGCACTTCGTGGCAGGCCTCACGTTCGGCGCGACGAAGGGCTGA
- a CDS encoding p-hydroxycinnamoyl CoA hydratase/lyase produces MSYEGRWSTVKVVVEGGIAWVTLNRPEKRNAMSPTLNSEMTNVLETVELDPEAQVLVLTGEGDAWTAGMDLKEYFREVDAGPEILQEKIRRDASRWQWQLLRMYSKPTIAMVNGWCFGGGFSPLVACDLAIAADEAVFGLSEINWGIPPGNLVSKAMADTVGHRQALYYIMTGETFTGQQAAQMGLVNKSVPRAELREEVRALAAKLLDKNPVVLRNAKHGFKRCRELTWEQNEDYLYAKLDQANYRDPEGGRAQGLKQFLDDKSIKPGLQSYRR; encoded by the coding sequence ATGAGTTACGAAGGTCGCTGGAGCACGGTCAAGGTGGTGGTGGAGGGCGGCATCGCGTGGGTGACGCTGAACCGGCCGGAAAAGCGCAATGCAATGAGCCCCACGCTCAATTCCGAGATGACGAACGTGCTCGAGACCGTGGAGCTGGACCCGGAAGCCCAGGTGCTGGTGCTGACGGGCGAAGGCGACGCGTGGACGGCCGGCATGGACCTGAAGGAATACTTCCGCGAAGTGGATGCCGGCCCTGAAATCCTGCAGGAAAAGATTCGCCGCGACGCGAGCCGCTGGCAGTGGCAACTGCTGCGCATGTATTCGAAGCCCACCATCGCGATGGTGAACGGCTGGTGCTTCGGCGGCGGATTCTCGCCGCTCGTGGCCTGCGACCTCGCCATCGCCGCGGACGAAGCCGTGTTCGGCCTCTCGGAAATCAACTGGGGCATCCCGCCGGGCAACCTCGTCAGCAAGGCCATGGCCGATACCGTGGGGCACCGCCAGGCGCTCTACTACATCATGACGGGCGAGACCTTCACGGGCCAGCAGGCGGCGCAGATGGGCCTCGTGAACAAGAGCGTGCCGCGCGCGGAACTGCGCGAAGAAGTGCGCGCGCTCGCGGCGAAGCTGCTCGACAAGAACCCCGTGGTGCTGCGCAACGCGAAGCACGGCTTCAAGCGCTGCCGCGAACTCACGTGGGAGCAGAACGAGGACTACCTCTACGCCAAGCTCGACCAGGCCAATTACCGCGACCCCGAAGGCGGCCGTGCCCAGGGCCTCAAGCAGTTCCTCGACGACAAGAGCATCAAGCCCGGTCTGCAAAGCTACCGCCGCTAA